Below is a window of Rhodothermales bacterium DNA.
GTGGTCCAGAGCATCAGCGTACGTATAAGGCCGGCAGTGAGTTAGCGAAACGGGTGAACCTATTACATTCGACATAAATCTAGGTGATTTAAGTCCAATCGACAAGTCGGTCTGGCGGAAAGATGCCCCGCTTTCAGCGCGAAAGCGCCCGATTCTTCGCCAGACAGACCTCGTAGGCCTCCACGACGCCGGCGATACGCGGCGCCGTGACCCGATGTACGGCCGACTTGACGGCCTCGATCGCATTCTGCGGAGCAAAAGAGGTACCAACCGCCTTCAGCGCCTCGAGGTCGCCGCTGCTGTCGCCGATGTACGCCATGCCGGCGAGCGGTACGTCCAGCTGCTCGGACAGCCACGCCATCCCGATGTGTTTGCTGATGCCCTCCGGCAGGACATCGATCGACAGGTTGGTGCGATGCACGGTAAGGCGGGGATGATGAACCGCCACGCGCTCCTCCACCACGGGCATCCAGCGGTCGATCTCCTCGGAAAACGGACTGATCATCCCGGGCTGCGTCCGCTTCGCAAAATCGAACAGCAGCGACGACCCCGGGATGCAGTGTTCGACCATCCACCGCCCCAGCGCCTCCACCTCTTCGCGGAGGTCGTCCGAAAAGGCGGGATGCCACTGCACGCGGGCGGAAACGGGGTCAAAGATGCCCCCGCCGCTCTCGAAGAGGACGGGCACGACGAGGCCGAGCGTCTGCGTGAGCGCCTCCACGTAGGGAAACGGCCGGCCCGAACAGAGGCCCAGAGCCGGGTAATGCGGCGAGGAATCCAGCCGCCCCCCGAGCCGCGCGAGGTCCGCGAGCCGGCTCATCGAACCGAGATCGAAGGCCTGATACGGCTCGCCAAGGCAGCCGTCGATATCCGACACGAACAGCCGTACCCGCGGCGAGGGATGTTCCGTCATGCGATCGGGTCAGGAGGGCTTGAGCAGGTCGCCCAGTTCGGCGATCAACTCGTCCGAAATGCCCATCGAGCTGAAGCCGCCGTCGTGAAACAGATTCTGCATCGTGACCATGCGGGTGAGGTCGCTCAAAAGCGTGATGGTGTAGTCGGCACAGCTCCTCGCGTCCGGGTTGCCCAGGGGCGACATGCGCTCGGCGAATTCGAACAGGGCGTCGAAGCCGCTGATGCCCGAGCCGGCGGTGGTCCGCGTCGGACCCTGCGAGATCGAGTTGATCCGAATGCCCCGCTTCCCGAGGCGATAGCCGAACGAGCGGACGATGCTTTCGAGCAGCGCCTTCGCATCCCCCATCTCGGAATAGGCCGAGAAGATGCGCTGCGCGCCGATGTAGGTCAGCGTCACAATCGACGCCTTGTCGGCAATGGCGCCCGTTTCGAGGCCGTGATGGATGGTGCGGTGCAGGCTGATGGCCGAGATGTCGAGCGTCTTCTGGAACCACTCGTAGTTGAGCGCCTCATAGGGCCGGTTCTTGCGCACGTTGAGCCCCATCCCGATCGCATGGACGATAAAGTCGACGGTGCCGTACTGCGCCTTCGCTTCTTCGAAGAGCGTCTTCAGGTCCTCGTCGCTCGTGGCGTCGGCCCAGACGAGCGGGCTGCCCGTCTTTTCGGCGAGCGCATCGAGCGAGCCGATCCGCTTGGCGACGGGCGCATTCGAAAGGATGAATTTCCCGCCTTCCTCATGGACGCGTTCCGCGATCGCCCAGGCGATGCTGCGTTCTTCGAGCGCGCCAAAGATGATGCCTTTTTTCCCTTTGAGGAGGCCCAAGCCTGTAGTTTCCATATCGACGTAAGGATGGATAGAATCGAGTGGAGCGTCTGTTTTCGGCCGCTAAACTAGGACCCACGGGGCGTACATCCTACCTGCCCCGGCGAGCGAAGCCGAAATTCATCGCCAATCTAAACGTCGCTCAGGGCATGAGATCCTTCACGGCGTCCAGGATGGCGAGCAATTCGTGGTGGATATGGCCGTTGGTTGCCGCGATCTGGCGATCGAAAAGACGCTCCGGCACGTTGTAGTAATTCGTCGCCATGCCGCCGCCCTCGGCGATGAGCACGACGCCGGCGGCAAGGTCCCACGGCATGAGCCCGCTCTCGAAAAACGCGTCAAAGCGCCCGCACGCGACATACGCCAGATCGGTCGCCGCGCTGCCCGTGCGGCGGACGCCGCGCGAGGCGCGGAGGAGCCGGCTCAGGACGTCCATAAACGCATCGATGTGCTCGAACCGGGTATACGGAAACCCCGTGACAAGCAGGCTCTGGTCGAGCGTGGCATGGGTGCTCACGCGCCCCGGCCGGCCGTTCACGAACAGCCCCTGGCCGGTCACGGCCGTAAACAGCTCATCCCGCGACACCTCGTACACCACCCCGACGACCGGCTTGCCCTCGTCCTGCAACCCGATGCTGACGGCATACGGCGGGACGCCGTGGGCGAAATTGGTCGTGCCGTCGACGGGGTCGATGATCCAGCGCCAGCCGGCCACCTCCCGCGCGGCCTCGGCCAGCACCGTCCCCTCCTCGCCGAGCACGGTCGACTCCGGGAAGGCGTCGAGCAGCCGGCGCGTGATCAGCGCCTGCGAGGCGACATCGATTTCCGTGACGAGGTCGTGCGTCGCCTTTTCGCGGACCTGGCCTTCCTGGAGCCGGCCGGCGTGCATGGCGATCAGTCGGCCGGCATCCATCGCGGCCTGTACGGCCACATCGCGGGCCCTGGTATAACGTTGCGTTGTTTTTTCGCTCACGGGAATCGGGGTTTGATAGGAAGATGCTGCACGGCGCCGAGAATGCGGCCGCACGGCTCAGAACGACCCAGAACGGCCCTGTCGCAACCGCAGACCGTCCGCCGGGTTAGAAGGAGCGACTCCAGGATTCTGCCACGCATCGCAAACGATGAAGCATCGCGTTCTCCTCGCTTTCCAACGGCTCGCGCTCGCAGGGCCGCTCCTTGTCGCCCTCGCCGCGTGCGGCGAAAGCGCGTCGCCCACGCCCGGCGAAGCCGTGTATGCGACGTATGAAAACGCGTTCAACCAGGATGCGGCCGAACGGGATTCCGTCCTCACCGCTTTTGCGACCGCAGACACCGAACCCATCCGGCAGGCTTTCGCCCAACTGCCTCATTTTGCGTTTACGCGCTACTTCAGGACGGAGCAGTTGGACAAGGATGCGTACCTCGTCGCCTTCCGGGAACGCACCGTACGCCACAGCGGCCTCCCCGGAACGCGGCGGTTCGAGGTGATCGACCAGGATTCATCCGGCACGTTCGATTTCGGGTTCTTCGAACGGTTCGTGTCGGCCAACGTCGAGAAGCAGGACCCGAAGGACCTCGCCCCCTATCTGCTGCCCGAGGATCCCCCCTATCTGGCCCCCCGCGACTACGAGGCGTATTTCTACCGGATGCGACCGGACACGCTCATGACCAACGGCGTATCCAGGGTGTATGAAGTGCGCGCGCGGCCCGAGCAGGGCGACGGCAAAAACATCCGGCGCGTGCGGCTGTACGTGGACCGGGCCTCGAACGTCCTGGTCGCCGTTCAGCTCGAACGAATCGACCTCGCCCTCTTTTTCAGGGAAGAAAGCCGCTATTTCGTGCACATCCAGAACGTCGAGGGTGCGTGGGTGCCCTGGAATACGCGTTTCGAATCGCTGATCGTGATGCCGTTCCGCCCGCCGCAACGATTCCGCACCGTTGCCTCCTACAGCGAGGTCCGGCCGGTCACGCAAGAAGGGGTCTGATGCCGGCTGCGTAGTGCTCGCGGGCGCTCTAGCGCTCTCGAAGGCGCGGCGCGAGGTCGGGATGCCGCGCGAGGACGCCGAGGGTGGAATCCTGTTCGATAAAGCGCGGATCCAGCACCCGATCGTCCAGCCCGCTCAGCAGCAGGGATATGGCGGCTTGCTGCCGGCCCTGCAGGAGGAATACCCGCGCCAGCTGGTAGTGTGCGGCGGCGTACCCGGGGTCCCTGGCGCGCGCGACCCGTGCGAACGACTCCGCCAGATCGAGTTCGTCGACCTGCGCGGCTACCTGTGAC
It encodes the following:
- a CDS encoding inositol monophosphatase family protein, which translates into the protein MSEKTTQRYTRARDVAVQAAMDAGRLIAMHAGRLQEGQVREKATHDLVTEIDVASQALITRRLLDAFPESTVLGEEGTVLAEAAREVAGWRWIIDPVDGTTNFAHGVPPYAVSIGLQDEGKPVVGVVYEVSRDELFTAVTGQGLFVNGRPGRVSTHATLDQSLLVTGFPYTRFEHIDAFMDVLSRLLRASRGVRRTGSAATDLAYVACGRFDAFFESGLMPWDLAAGVVLIAEGGGMATNYYNVPERLFDRQIAATNGHIHHELLAILDAVKDLMP
- a CDS encoding SDR family oxidoreductase, with product METTGLGLLKGKKGIIFGALEERSIAWAIAERVHEEGGKFILSNAPVAKRIGSLDALAEKTGSPLVWADATSDEDLKTLFEEAKAQYGTVDFIVHAIGMGLNVRKNRPYEALNYEWFQKTLDISAISLHRTIHHGLETGAIADKASIVTLTYIGAQRIFSAYSEMGDAKALLESIVRSFGYRLGKRGIRINSISQGPTRTTAGSGISGFDALFEFAERMSPLGNPDARSCADYTITLLSDLTRMVTMQNLFHDGGFSSMGISDELIAELGDLLKPS
- a CDS encoding HAD hydrolase family protein; amino-acid sequence: MTEHPSPRVRLFVSDIDGCLGEPYQAFDLGSMSRLADLARLGGRLDSSPHYPALGLCSGRPFPYVEALTQTLGLVVPVLFESGGGIFDPVSARVQWHPAFSDDLREEVEALGRWMVEHCIPGSSLLFDFAKRTQPGMISPFSEEIDRWMPVVEERVAVHHPRLTVHRTNLSIDVLPEGISKHIGMAWLSEQLDVPLAGMAYIGDSSGDLEALKAVGTSFAPQNAIEAVKSAVHRVTAPRIAGVVEAYEVCLAKNRALSR